Proteins encoded within one genomic window of Burkholderiaceae bacterium:
- a CDS encoding Cytochrome c oxidase (cbb3-type) subunit CcoO, whose amino-acid sequence MRKLILIAGGALAIYIVIVLAIAVIPAIELSKTPAGPGVQPLSPLQLEGRKVFASNGCDYCHTQQVRPLGEDKEFGRPSAPGDFAYQTPELLGSERTGPDLTNVGVTKSSDVWQYIHLYDPRAVVPESIMPNFKFLFEVLPALPPGETAVPVPAAFAPKQGVVVPTQQAKALVAYLLSLKQPPIPGYQTTSATGGAPAASPPAAMTAAATAPGAAPAAGFAYDAARGQALFTSSCAACHQATGEGIPGAFPPLKGNGAVNDADATLHIHTVLFGAHGVTIGGVAYGGAMPPFGGQLSDADIATIIDYERSSWGNHAKQVTPAEVAAVRAKGQ is encoded by the coding sequence ATGAGGAAGCTGATCCTGATCGCCGGCGGCGCGCTCGCGATCTACATCGTCATCGTGCTGGCGATCGCGGTGATCCCGGCGATCGAGCTGTCGAAGACGCCGGCCGGGCCCGGCGTGCAGCCGCTCAGCCCGCTGCAACTGGAAGGCCGCAAGGTGTTCGCATCGAACGGCTGCGACTACTGTCACACGCAGCAGGTGCGCCCGCTGGGCGAGGACAAGGAATTCGGGCGCCCGTCCGCGCCGGGCGACTTCGCGTACCAGACGCCGGAACTGCTGGGGTCCGAGCGCACCGGCCCGGACCTGACGAACGTCGGTGTCACGAAATCCAGCGACGTCTGGCAGTACATCCATCTGTACGACCCGCGCGCGGTGGTGCCCGAGTCGATCATGCCGAACTTCAAGTTCCTGTTCGAAGTGCTGCCGGCGCTGCCGCCGGGCGAGACCGCGGTGCCGGTGCCGGCCGCGTTCGCGCCGAAGCAGGGCGTGGTCGTGCCGACGCAGCAGGCGAAGGCGCTGGTCGCGTACCTGTTGTCGCTGAAGCAGCCGCCCATCCCCGGCTATCAGACGACGAGCGCCACGGGCGGCGCGCCGGCCGCTTCGCCGCCGGCGGCAATGACCGCGGCGGCGACGGCGCCAGGCGCAGCACCCGCGGCCGGCTTCGCCTACGACGCGGCAAGAGGCCAGGCGCTGTTCACCTCCAGTTGCGCCGCCTGCCATCAGGCGACCGGCGAAGGCATCCCCGGCGCGTTCCCGCCGCTGAAGGGCAATGGCGCGGTGAACGACGCGGACGCTACGCTGCACATCCACACCGTGCTGTTCGGTGCGCATGGCGTGACCATCGGCGGCGTCGCCTACGGCGGCGCGATGCCGCCGTTCGGCGGGCAGCTCAGCGACGCCGACATCGCGACGATCATCGACTACGAACGCAGTTCGTGGGGCAACCATGCAAAGCAGGTCACGCCGGCCGAGGTGGCTGCGGTACGTGCGAAAGGGCAGTGA
- a CDS encoding L-carnitine dehydratase/bile acid-inducible protein F, which yields MNGSGEPRGSRPRPLAGITVVALEHAIAAPFCSRQLADLGARVIKIERPGVGDFARAYDDRVNGLASHFVWTNRGKESLTLDLKQPDALALLMQLVSRADVLVQNLAPGAAARMGLGFDALHAAHPLLVVCDISGYGDDPERPGPYRDKKAYDLLIQSEAGFLSVTGTQEAPAKAGCSIADIAAGMYAFSGVLSALLLRAKTGEGSRVDVAMLEALGEWMGFPMYYAYQGAEPPARSGASHASIYPYGPFPAGDGGTVMLGLQNEREWGAFCERVLGDAALATDPRFDKNTARSANRDALHRIIVERFATLSTSEVEARLDAAQIAHARVNDMAGLWAHPQLAARERWRFVDTSAGAVPALLPPAQSSAFDCRMDAVPALGEHTDAILRELGCDDARIAALRAARVI from the coding sequence ATGAACGGCAGCGGCGAACCGCGCGGATCACGGCCTCGGCCGCTAGCCGGCATCACCGTCGTCGCGCTAGAGCACGCGATCGCCGCGCCGTTCTGCTCGCGCCAGCTCGCCGACCTCGGCGCGCGTGTCATCAAGATCGAACGTCCCGGCGTCGGCGACTTCGCGCGCGCGTACGACGATAGGGTGAACGGCCTGGCCTCGCATTTCGTCTGGACCAATCGCGGCAAGGAGAGCCTGACGCTGGACCTGAAGCAGCCGGACGCGCTCGCGCTGCTGATGCAACTGGTCTCGCGTGCCGACGTGCTGGTGCAAAACCTCGCGCCGGGCGCGGCGGCGCGCATGGGACTCGGCTTCGACGCGCTGCACGCGGCGCATCCGCTTCTCGTCGTCTGCGACATTTCCGGCTACGGCGACGACCCAGAGCGCCCCGGCCCGTACCGCGACAAGAAGGCGTACGACCTGCTGATCCAGAGCGAGGCGGGGTTCCTGTCGGTCACCGGCACGCAGGAGGCGCCGGCGAAGGCGGGTTGCTCGATCGCCGACATCGCGGCCGGCATGTACGCGTTCAGCGGCGTGCTGTCGGCATTGCTGCTGCGCGCGAAGACCGGCGAGGGCAGCCGGGTCGATGTCGCTATGCTGGAGGCGCTCGGCGAATGGATGGGCTTTCCGATGTACTACGCGTACCAGGGCGCCGAGCCACCGGCGCGCAGCGGCGCGAGCCACGCGAGCATCTATCCGTACGGGCCGTTTCCCGCCGGCGACGGCGGCACCGTGATGCTGGGCCTGCAGAACGAGCGCGAATGGGGGGCATTCTGCGAACGGGTGCTGGGCGACGCCGCACTCGCGACCGATCCGCGCTTCGACAAGAACACCGCACGCAGCGCGAACCGCGATGCGCTGCACCGCATCATCGTCGAGCGTTTTGCGACGCTTTCCACCAGCGAGGTGGAAGCGCGGCTCGATGCGGCGCAGATCGCCCATGCGCGGGTGAACGACATGGCCGGTCTCTGGGCGCATCCGCAGCTTGCCGCGCGCGAGCGCTGGCGTTTCGTCGACACCAGCGCGGGCGCGGTGCCGGCGCTGCTGCCGCCGGCGCAGAGCAGCGCGTTCGACTGCCGCATGGACGCGGTGCCGGCGCTGGGCGAGCACACCGACGCGATCCTGCGCGAACTCGGTTGCGACGATGCGCGCATCGCGGCGCTGCGCGCGGCCCGCGTGATCTGA
- a CDS encoding Aspartate aminotransferase (AspB-4), translated as MTLPFADRLNNVETSAIRELFKLLGKPGIISFAGGFPDSAMFDVEGIGEAVNQALADDPGAALQYGATEGFDPLREQLAAFMQAKGVAGVAPDGLIVTTGSQQALDLIGKTMIGPGDKAIVEGPTFLATIQCFRLYGADLVSAPIDGGGVQVDRLEQLITEHRPKLVYLIPTFGNPSGATLSLSRRRQVLELAVKHRTLIVEDDPYGDLYFGAPPPASLLALSSEVPGSRDWLVHCGSLSKVLSPGLRVGWLIAPRELLAKATMCKQFSDACTSTFAQATAARYLAAGRMPGTLAHVREVYAGRAQAMVGALRRELGDAITFVPPRGGLFVWARLTGAGGRIADGNAFAKRAIERGVAFVPGAPFYAREPDNATLRLSFATADVAKIEEGIARLGKAL; from the coding sequence ATGACCCTGCCCTTTGCCGACCGGCTGAACAACGTAGAAACCTCCGCGATCCGTGAACTGTTCAAGCTGCTCGGCAAGCCCGGCATCATCAGCTTTGCCGGGGGCTTCCCCGACAGCGCGATGTTCGACGTGGAAGGAATCGGCGAGGCGGTGAACCAGGCGCTGGCCGATGATCCCGGCGCTGCATTGCAATACGGCGCGACCGAGGGCTTCGATCCGCTGCGCGAGCAGTTGGCCGCGTTCATGCAGGCGAAGGGCGTGGCGGGCGTCGCACCGGACGGCCTGATCGTCACCACCGGCAGCCAGCAGGCGCTGGACCTGATCGGCAAGACCATGATCGGCCCCGGCGACAAGGCGATCGTCGAAGGGCCGACCTTTCTCGCGACGATCCAGTGCTTCCGGCTGTACGGCGCCGACCTGGTCAGCGCACCGATCGACGGCGGCGGCGTGCAGGTCGACCGGCTCGAGCAGCTGATCACCGAGCACCGGCCGAAGCTGGTGTACCTGATCCCGACCTTCGGCAACCCGAGCGGCGCGACACTGAGCCTTTCGCGCCGGAGGCAGGTGCTGGAACTCGCGGTGAAGCACCGCACGCTGATCGTCGAGGACGACCCGTACGGGGACCTCTACTTCGGCGCGCCGCCGCCGGCCAGCCTGCTCGCGCTCAGCTCCGAAGTGCCCGGCAGCCGCGACTGGCTGGTGCATTGCGGGTCGCTCTCGAAGGTGCTGAGTCCGGGGCTGCGCGTCGGTTGGCTGATCGCGCCGCGCGAACTGCTGGCCAAGGCGACGATGTGCAAGCAGTTCAGCGACGCCTGCACCAGCACCTTCGCGCAGGCGACCGCCGCGCGCTACCTCGCGGCCGGGCGCATGCCGGGCACGCTCGCGCATGTGCGCGAGGTCTACGCCGGGCGCGCGCAGGCGATGGTCGGCGCGCTGCGGCGCGAGCTGGGCGACGCGATCACGTTCGTTCCGCCGCGGGGAGGCCTGTTCGTCTGGGCGCGGCTCACCGGCGCCGGGGGCCGGATCGCGGACGGCAACGCATTCGCGAAGCGCGCGATCGAGCGGGGCGTGGCCTTCGTGCCGGGGGCGCCGTTTTATGCGCGCGAGCCCGACAATGCCACGCTGCGGCTCAGCTTTGCGACCGCGGACGTGGCGAAGATCGAGGAAGGCATCGCCCGGCTCGGCAAGGCGTTGTAG
- a CDS encoding Cobyric acid synthase, protein MTRLAKAVMVLGTSSGAGKSWLATALCRHYARRGLKVAPFKAQNMSNNARVVAGPSPQPSPQRGEGANFAQGRLPTDAAMSVQPVGEGADTAQGRLPLPRAGEGWGEGGEIGAAQYFQALAARAEPEVRMNPLLLKPERDTHSQAVLLGQVDPALTALPWRERGAWAWPRIAAALDGLRAEHDLVVIEGAGSPAEINLMASDIVNLRIARHADARCLLVADVDRGGAFAHLYGTWALLPEADRARIRGFVLNKFRGDPGLLAPAPEQLRLLTGIPTVATIPMLPDHGLPEEDGFFPPLPLAGEGGGEGCGGPSPPTSPRRGEGERGRGGDARAGSAGAMPSPQPSPRGRGSRTIAIVAYPRISNLDEFQPLANLGRVCLLWARGAADLARADWVILPGSKHTSSDLAWLRARGLDRALIEHAARGGAVLGVCGGLQMLGEALVDPHGIDGNAPGLGLLPLVTRFEPAKTVRRRAAAFGALRGPWQALSGVALRGYEIHQGQTVQHQAMAAAGDIAQPVLPDGLAWQNAAGNVLGLYLHGLFEEPAVLRALFGAEAQTLETVFDRLADCIEKQFAPGVLDALIE, encoded by the coding sequence ATGACGCGTCTCGCCAAGGCGGTGATGGTGCTCGGCACCAGCAGCGGCGCGGGCAAGAGTTGGCTCGCGACCGCGCTGTGCCGGCACTACGCGCGCCGCGGCCTCAAGGTCGCGCCGTTCAAGGCGCAGAACATGAGCAACAACGCGAGGGTTGTGGCCGGCCCCTCACCCCAGCCATCTCCCCAAAGGGGCGAGGGGGCAAATTTCGCACAGGGCCGGCTCCCGACGGATGCGGCCATGAGCGTCCAACCAGTGGGCGAGGGAGCGGATACCGCGCAGGGCCGGCTCCCTCTCCCGCGGGCGGGAGAGGGTTGGGGTGAGGGCGGCGAGATCGGCGCGGCGCAGTACTTCCAGGCGCTGGCCGCGCGCGCCGAGCCCGAGGTGCGGATGAACCCGCTGTTGCTCAAGCCCGAACGCGACACGCACAGCCAGGCGGTGTTGCTCGGGCAGGTCGATCCGGCGCTGACCGCGCTGCCCTGGCGCGAGCGCGGTGCATGGGCCTGGCCGCGCATCGCCGCCGCGCTCGACGGGCTACGCGCCGAACACGACCTCGTCGTGATCGAAGGCGCCGGCTCGCCGGCCGAGATCAACCTGATGGCCAGCGACATCGTGAACCTGCGCATCGCGCGGCATGCGGATGCGCGCTGCCTGCTGGTCGCCGACGTCGACCGCGGCGGCGCGTTCGCGCACCTGTACGGCACCTGGGCGCTGCTGCCCGAAGCCGACCGCGCGCGAATTCGCGGCTTCGTGCTGAACAAGTTCCGCGGCGACCCCGGCCTGCTCGCGCCCGCGCCCGAGCAACTTCGGCTGCTCACCGGCATTCCGACGGTGGCGACGATCCCGATGCTGCCGGACCATGGCCTGCCCGAGGAAGACGGATTCTTTCCCCCTCTCCCGCTTGCGGGAGAGGGCGGGGGTGAGGGCTGCGGCGGCCCCTCACCCCCAACCTCTCCCCGGAGGGGTGAGGGCGAGCGCGGGCGCGGCGGCGATGCCCGCGCCGGATCGGCCGGCGCCATGCCCTCACCCCAACCCTCTCCCAGGGGGAGAGGGAGTAGGACGATCGCGATCGTCGCGTACCCGCGCATCAGCAACCTCGACGAATTCCAGCCGCTCGCGAACTTGGGGCGCGTATGCCTGCTGTGGGCGCGCGGCGCGGCCGATCTGGCGCGGGCCGACTGGGTGATTCTGCCCGGCTCCAAGCACACGAGCAGCGACCTGGCGTGGCTGCGCGCGCGAGGTCTGGACCGCGCGCTCATCGAGCACGCGGCGCGCGGCGGCGCGGTGCTCGGCGTCTGCGGCGGGCTGCAGATGCTGGGCGAGGCGCTGGTCGACCCGCACGGCATCGACGGCAACGCGCCTGGCCTGGGCCTGCTGCCGCTGGTCACGCGGTTCGAGCCGGCGAAGACGGTGCGGCGCCGCGCCGCTGCGTTCGGCGCGCTGCGCGGGCCGTGGCAGGCGCTGTCAGGCGTTGCGCTGCGCGGCTACGAGATTCACCAGGGCCAGACGGTGCAGCACCAGGCGATGGCCGCCGCCGGCGACATTGCGCAACCGGTGCTGCCGGACGGCCTGGCTTGGCAGAACGCCGCGGGTAACGTGCTCGGCCTGTACCTGCACGGCCTGTTCGAGGAACCGGCCGTGCTGCGCGCGCTGTTCGGCGCCGAGGCGCAGACGCTGGAGACCGTGTTCGACCGTCTTGCGGATTGCATCGAGAAACAGTTCGCGCCCGGCGTGCTCGATGCGCTGATCGAGTGA
- a CDS encoding Cytochrome c oxidase (cbb3-type) subunit CcoN, translating into MAQSAQQHPAAPTGAGSTAGDERALSAVFTAYTVCATLWLLFATAVGLLLAFKFGAPDFWAEKYLTFGRLRPIHTNDTFYGWASIALVGLAYYVAARSCGTKLYSTKLAWIGLALFNLAAIAGTIALDLGYNWGDLEYREWPWPIRLIFLAALLVTGWNLIATVARRTADDIYLSNWYTIGAVLWTCIIALVAVLPWYQVGLGQVAISGYYMHNAVGMWFTPLALGVFYYAIPKLLSRPIYSYALGVFAFWTNLLFYPLLGAHHFLFSPLPWWLQTTAIVCSVAMLVPVWGGSANYLLTMRGRTRDMIHSYPLMFIFVGVIGYLVGSTQGTLEAFRSMQAIWHLTNFTVGHSHLTMYGFISFAAWGGIYALLPLATGKSASRLGLTLHFWMAVVGSFIYVISLSIGGTIQGLDWVDGKPFIQSVVDMQPYYVWRGVGGLLMFLSHLVFAWNVWRMTAGRTGDAASPILAPAGEVAA; encoded by the coding sequence ATGGCACAGAGCGCGCAGCAGCATCCAGCGGCACCGACCGGTGCGGGCAGCACGGCCGGGGACGAACGCGCGTTGTCCGCCGTCTTCACCGCTTACACGGTCTGCGCGACGCTGTGGCTGCTGTTCGCGACCGCGGTCGGCCTCCTTCTCGCGTTCAAGTTCGGTGCGCCGGATTTCTGGGCCGAGAAGTACCTGACCTTCGGCCGCCTGCGCCCGATCCACACCAACGACACCTTTTACGGCTGGGCCAGCATCGCGCTGGTCGGACTCGCGTACTACGTCGCCGCGCGCAGTTGCGGCACGAAGCTGTACAGCACCAAGCTCGCGTGGATCGGCCTGGCGCTGTTCAACCTCGCGGCGATCGCGGGGACGATCGCGCTCGACCTCGGCTACAACTGGGGCGACCTCGAATACCGCGAGTGGCCATGGCCGATCCGGCTGATCTTTCTCGCGGCGCTCTTAGTGACCGGCTGGAACCTGATCGCCACGGTGGCGCGGCGCACCGCCGACGACATCTACCTCTCGAACTGGTACACGATCGGCGCGGTGCTGTGGACCTGCATCATCGCGCTGGTCGCGGTGCTGCCGTGGTACCAGGTCGGGCTCGGACAGGTCGCGATCTCCGGCTACTACATGCACAACGCGGTCGGCATGTGGTTCACGCCGCTGGCGCTCGGCGTGTTCTATTACGCGATCCCGAAGCTGCTGAGCCGGCCGATCTATTCGTACGCTTTGGGCGTGTTCGCGTTCTGGACCAATCTGCTGTTCTACCCGCTGCTCGGCGCGCACCACTTCCTGTTCAGCCCGCTGCCCTGGTGGCTGCAGACCACCGCGATCGTGTGCAGCGTCGCGATGCTGGTGCCGGTCTGGGGCGGCAGCGCAAACTACCTGCTGACGATGCGCGGGCGCACCCGCGACATGATCCATTCGTATCCGCTGATGTTCATCTTCGTCGGCGTGATCGGCTATCTGGTCGGCTCGACGCAGGGCACGCTCGAGGCGTTCCGTTCGATGCAGGCAATCTGGCACCTGACCAACTTCACCGTCGGCCATTCGCACCTGACGATGTACGGCTTCATCAGCTTCGCGGCGTGGGGCGGGATCTATGCGCTGCTGCCGCTGGCGACCGGCAAGAGTGCCAGCCGGTTGGGCCTGACGCTGCATTTCTGGATGGCAGTGGTCGGCAGCTTCATCTACGTGATTTCGCTGTCGATCGGCGGCACGATCCAGGGGCTGGACTGGGTGGACGGCAAGCCGTTCATCCAGTCGGTGGTCGACATGCAGCCGTACTACGTGTGGCGCGGCGTCGGCGGACTGCTGATGTTCCTCTCGCACCTCGTGTTCGCGTGGAACGTGTGGCGCATGACGGCGGGCCGGACCGGCGATGCGGCGTCGCCGATCCTCGCACCCGCTGGGGAGGTCGCGGCATGA
- a CDS encoding cupin domain-containing protein, translated as MSHGRSESGERAEPDKEPSGKPNEHRPQHAATLDAAALAELQQWVGRSETLQGEISAAPLAGLSAALDRDEPEPVAGTPLPPLAHWLYFLPHARQSELGPDGHPRRGGFLPPVPLPRRMWAGGRLAWEPGNPLCVGDAATRVSTVASVEHKRGRSGDLVFVRVAHVLGNASGPCLTEEHDIVYRAAAAAAHEPQGSSVAPTAADADAPWRREIVPDAVLLFRYSALTFNGHRIHYDQRYVTETEGYPGLVVHGPLIATLLADLVRREMPQAFMRRFEFRALRPTFVTERRDAMAVRGRPSADGHSARLWAVDHEGWLTMQATADLE; from the coding sequence ATGAGTCATGGCCGCAGCGAATCGGGCGAAAGAGCAGAGCCCGACAAAGAACCCAGCGGAAAGCCGAACGAGCATCGGCCGCAGCACGCGGCGACGCTGGACGCTGCGGCGCTGGCCGAGTTGCAGCAATGGGTCGGCCGCAGCGAAACGCTGCAGGGCGAGATCAGCGCCGCGCCGCTTGCCGGCCTGTCCGCAGCGCTCGATCGGGACGAACCGGAACCGGTAGCTGGCACGCCGCTGCCACCGCTCGCGCATTGGCTGTATTTTTTGCCGCATGCGCGCCAGAGCGAACTCGGGCCCGATGGGCACCCGAGGCGCGGCGGCTTTCTGCCGCCGGTGCCGCTGCCGCGTCGCATGTGGGCCGGCGGGCGGCTCGCGTGGGAGCCGGGCAATCCGCTTTGCGTCGGCGATGCGGCGACGCGCGTGTCGACCGTTGCGTCCGTCGAGCACAAGCGCGGGCGCAGCGGCGACCTGGTGTTCGTGCGGGTAGCGCACGTGCTTGGCAACGCCAGCGGCCCGTGCCTGACCGAGGAGCACGACATCGTGTACCGCGCCGCCGCCGCGGCGGCGCACGAGCCCCAGGGCTCGTCCGTCGCGCCGACCGCGGCCGACGCGGATGCGCCGTGGCGGCGCGAGATCGTGCCCGATGCGGTACTGCTGTTCCGCTATTCGGCGCTGACCTTCAACGGCCACCGCATCCACTACGACCAGCGCTACGTGACCGAGACGGAAGGCTACCCGGGCCTGGTCGTGCACGGCCCGCTGATCGCGACGCTGCTCGCCGATCTGGTGCGGCGCGAGATGCCGCAGGCGTTCATGCGGCGCTTCGAATTTCGCGCGCTGCGGCCGACCTTCGTCACCGAACGGCGCGATGCAATGGCCGTGCGCGGCCGCCCGTCGGCCGACGGGCACAGCGCTCGGCTGTGGGCCGTTGACCACGAAGGGTGGCTGACGATGCAGGCGACAGCCGATCTGGAGTGA
- a CDS encoding Endonuclease III — protein sequence MNAAAVEAFFATLRAANPQPASELEYTSVFELLCAVLLSAQATDVGVNKATRRLFPAANTPQAILDLGLQGLEGYIRTIGLYHAKARHLIDTCRILIERHGGEVPRTREELEALPGVGRKTANVVLNVAFGEPTMAVDTHIFRVANRTGLAPGKTPLAVELRLLERVPPAYAADAHHWLILHGRYVCLARRPLCWQCGVARWCDYPDKTPTPLS from the coding sequence ATGAATGCCGCCGCCGTCGAAGCCTTCTTTGCCACCCTGCGCGCCGCGAACCCGCAGCCGGCGAGCGAACTCGAATACACCAGCGTGTTCGAACTGCTGTGCGCGGTGCTGCTGTCGGCGCAGGCGACCGACGTCGGCGTGAACAAGGCGACGCGGCGCCTGTTCCCGGCCGCGAACACGCCGCAGGCCATCCTCGACCTGGGGCTGCAAGGGCTCGAAGGCTACATCCGGACCATCGGCCTGTATCACGCGAAAGCGCGGCACCTGATCGACACCTGCCGCATCCTGATCGAGCGCCACGGCGGCGAAGTACCGCGCACGCGCGAAGAACTGGAGGCGCTGCCCGGCGTCGGCCGCAAGACCGCGAACGTGGTGCTGAACGTCGCGTTCGGCGAGCCGACGATGGCGGTCGACACGCATATCTTCCGCGTCGCGAACCGCACCGGCCTCGCGCCCGGCAAGACGCCGCTCGCGGTCGAACTGCGGTTGCTGGAACGCGTGCCGCCGGCCTACGCGGCCGATGCGCACCACTGGCTGATCCTGCACGGCCGCTATGTGTGCCTCGCGCGCCGGCCGCTGTGCTGGCAATGCGGCGTCGCGCGCTGGTGCGACTACCCGGACAAGACGCCGACGCCGCTATCGTAA
- a CDS encoding acyl-CoA dehydrogenase, translated as MTIPSDERHPEIRDAVRALCAQFPDAYHRGIAAARGYPEEFVAALTQAGWLAAMIPQQYGGSGLGLSEASVVMEEINRAGGNAGACHGQMYNMGTLLRHGSERQKQFWLPKIASGEWRLQSMAVTEPGSGTDTTAIKTAALRRGDRYVVNGQKVWISRVQHSDWMILLARTTPLAEVAKKSEGLSIFMVDLREAMGAGLTVRPIPNMVDHETNELFFENLEIPAENRIGDEGKGFRYILDGLNAERTLIAAECIGDGYWFLDRVTKYARERVVFGRPIGQNQGVQFPIAESWIEVEAANLMRWQACERFDAHQPCGAQANMAKYLAAKASWEAANACLQFHGGFGFADEYDVERKFRETRLYQVAPISTNLILSYVAEHVLGLPRSF; from the coding sequence ATGACGATACCTTCCGACGAACGCCACCCCGAGATCCGCGACGCGGTGCGCGCGCTGTGCGCGCAATTCCCCGACGCCTACCACCGCGGCATCGCCGCGGCGCGCGGCTATCCCGAGGAGTTCGTCGCCGCGTTGACGCAGGCCGGATGGCTCGCCGCGATGATTCCGCAGCAGTACGGCGGCTCGGGCCTGGGCCTGTCGGAAGCGAGCGTGGTGATGGAGGAGATCAACCGCGCGGGCGGCAACGCCGGCGCCTGCCACGGCCAGATGTACAACATGGGCACGCTGCTGCGCCACGGCAGCGAGCGGCAGAAGCAGTTCTGGCTGCCGAAGATCGCGAGCGGCGAATGGCGGCTGCAGAGCATGGCCGTGACCGAGCCCGGCAGCGGCACCGACACGACGGCGATCAAGACCGCCGCGCTGCGGCGCGGCGACCGCTATGTGGTCAACGGCCAGAAGGTCTGGATCAGCCGCGTGCAGCACAGCGACTGGATGATCCTGCTCGCGCGCACGACGCCGCTGGCCGAGGTCGCGAAGAAGAGCGAGGGCCTGTCTATCTTCATGGTCGATCTGCGTGAGGCGATGGGCGCCGGCCTCACGGTGCGGCCGATCCCGAACATGGTCGATCACGAGACGAACGAGCTGTTCTTCGAGAACCTGGAGATCCCGGCCGAGAACCGGATCGGCGACGAAGGCAAGGGCTTTCGCTACATCCTCGACGGGCTGAACGCCGAGCGCACGCTGATCGCGGCCGAATGCATAGGCGACGGCTACTGGTTCCTGGACCGGGTGACGAAGTACGCGCGCGAGCGCGTGGTGTTCGGCCGTCCCATCGGGCAGAACCAGGGCGTGCAGTTTCCGATCGCCGAGAGCTGGATCGAGGTCGAGGCCGCGAACCTGATGCGCTGGCAGGCGTGCGAGCGTTTCGACGCGCACCAGCCCTGCGGCGCGCAGGCGAACATGGCGAAATACCTCGCGGCCAAGGCGAGCTGGGAGGCTGCGAATGCCTGCCTGCAGTTCCACGGCGGCTTCGGCTTCGCCGACGAATACGACGTGGAGCGCAAGTTCCGCGAGACGCGGCTGTACCAGGTCGCGCCGATCTCGACGAACCTGATCCTGTCGTATGTCGCCGAGCATGTGCTCGGGCTGCCGAGGTCGTTTTGA
- a CDS encoding SAM-dependent methyltransferase, with protein MTSVHRAAELGFGREAGTYEQGRPDYPAALTGWLAGPLALGPGRTVADVGAGTGKFTRLLEKAGTQVIAIEPVAAMRAQLQALLPEVRALAGSAEAIPLRSESLDTLTCAQAFHWFASKEALDEFRRVLKPGGRLGLVWNVRDESVDWVAQITRIITPYEGDAPRFHSGTWRRPFPHPGFGELVEQRFTHTHVGPPQRVIVERFLSVSFIAALPPADKAAVRGQLEELIATHPALRGQGEVVFPYRTQAFHCLRL; from the coding sequence ATGACCTCCGTGCACCGCGCCGCAGAGCTGGGCTTCGGCCGTGAAGCCGGCACCTACGAGCAGGGCCGACCCGACTATCCCGCAGCGCTGACGGGCTGGCTGGCTGGGCCTTTGGCGCTCGGCCCCGGCCGCACCGTGGCCGACGTCGGCGCCGGCACCGGCAAGTTCACGCGGCTGCTCGAGAAAGCCGGCACACAGGTGATCGCGATCGAGCCGGTCGCCGCGATGCGTGCGCAACTGCAGGCGCTGCTACCCGAGGTACGAGCGCTTGCCGGCAGCGCCGAGGCGATCCCGCTGCGGAGCGAGTCGCTGGACACGCTGACCTGCGCGCAGGCGTTCCACTGGTTCGCATCGAAGGAGGCGCTGGACGAATTCCGGCGCGTGCTCAAACCCGGCGGCCGGCTCGGCCTGGTGTGGAACGTGCGCGACGAATCGGTCGACTGGGTCGCACAGATCACTCGCATCATCACGCCGTACGAAGGCGACGCGCCGCGTTTTCACAGCGGCACATGGCGCCGGCCGTTCCCGCATCCGGGTTTCGGCGAGCTGGTCGAACAGCGCTTCACGCACACCCATGTTGGGCCGCCGCAGCGGGTGATCGTCGAGCGCTTCCTGTCGGTCAGCTTCATCGCCGCGCTGCCACCCGCGGACAAGGCAGCAGTGCGTGGGCAACTGGAGGAGTTGATCGCGACGCACCCGGCGCTGCGCGGGCAGGGCGAGGTCGTTTTCCCGTACCGCACGCAGGCGTTTCACTGCCTGCGGCTGTGA